Proteins found in one Pseudomonas mosselii genomic segment:
- the rpmD gene encoding 50S ribosomal protein L30 — MATVKVTLIKSTAGRLPNHKLCVKGLGLRRIGHTVEVQDTPENRGMINKAYYMLKVEG; from the coding sequence ATGGCAACCGTAAAAGTAACGCTGATCAAGAGCACCGCCGGCCGCCTGCCTAACCACAAACTGTGCGTTAAAGGTCTGGGTCTGCGTCGCATCGGTCACACTGTAGAAGTCCAGGATACTCCCGAGAATCGCGGGATGATCAACAAGGCTTACTACATGCTGAAGGTCGAGGGTTAA
- the rpsH gene encoding 30S ribosomal protein S8 — MSMQDPLADMLTRIRNAQMAEKSVVSMPSSTLKVAVAKVLKDEGYIASYEVTGEAKPSLSIELKYFEGRPVIEELKRTSRPGLRQYKAVTELPKVRGGLGVSIVSTNKGVMTDRAARAAGVGGEVLCTVF; from the coding sequence ATGAGTATGCAGGACCCGTTAGCGGACATGCTAACTCGCATCCGTAATGCCCAGATGGCTGAAAAGTCTGTCGTAAGCATGCCTTCTTCCACCCTGAAGGTCGCGGTTGCCAAAGTACTGAAAGACGAAGGCTACATCGCCAGCTACGAAGTGACCGGCGAAGCCAAGCCTTCCCTGTCGATCGAGCTGAAGTACTTCGAAGGCCGTCCGGTCATCGAAGAGCTGAAGCGTACCAGCCGTCCTGGTCTGCGCCAGTACAAGGCCGTTACCGAGCTGCCGAAAGTACGTGGCGGCCTGGGCGTGTCTATCGTCTCCACCAACAAAGGTGTGATGACTGACCGCGCTGCGCGCGCTGCCGGTGTCGGCGGCGAAGTTCTGTGCACAGTGTTCTAA
- the rplN gene encoding 50S ribosomal protein L14 — MIQTQSMLDVADNSGARRVMCIKVLGGSHRRYAGIGDIIKVTVKEAIPRGKVKKGQVMTAVVVRTRHGVRRADGSIIRFDGNAAVLLNTKQEPIGTRIFGPVTRELRTEKFMKIVSLAPEVL, encoded by the coding sequence ATGATTCAGACTCAATCCATGCTCGATGTGGCCGATAACAGCGGCGCTCGTCGCGTCATGTGCATCAAGGTGCTCGGCGGTTCCCACCGTCGTTACGCCGGTATCGGTGACATCATCAAAGTTACCGTCAAGGAAGCAATTCCTCGCGGTAAGGTCAAGAAAGGCCAGGTGATGACCGCTGTTGTCGTCCGTACCCGTCACGGTGTACGTCGCGCTGACGGTTCCATCATTCGTTTCGACGGCAACGCTGCTGTTCTGCTGAACACCAAGCAAGAGCCGATCGGTACTCGCATCTTCGGGCCAGTGACCCGTGAACTTCGTACCGAGAAGTTCATGAAGATCGTCTCGCTCGCCCCTGAAGTGCTCTAA
- the rplW gene encoding 50S ribosomal protein L23 — translation MNQERVFKVLLGPHVSEKATVLAEKKGQFVFKVATDATKLEIKKAVEGLFNVKVENVSTVNVLGKTKRTARGLGKRNDWKKAIVSLQPGQDLDFSSSAE, via the coding sequence ATGAACCAGGAACGCGTATTCAAAGTCCTCCTTGGCCCGCACGTTTCCGAGAAGGCTACCGTTCTGGCTGAGAAAAAAGGCCAGTTCGTATTCAAGGTTGCTACCGATGCAACCAAGCTGGAAATCAAGAAAGCTGTCGAAGGCCTGTTCAACGTAAAAGTTGAAAACGTGTCGACTGTCAACGTTCTGGGTAAAACCAAGCGTACCGCACGTGGTCTGGGCAAGCGTAATGACTGGAAGAAGGCGATCGTCTCCCTTCAGCCAGGCCAAGATCTCGATTTCAGCAGCAGTGCTGAGTAA
- the rpsS gene encoding 30S ribosomal protein S19: MPRSLKKGPFIDLHLLKKVEVAVEKNDRKPVKTWSRRSMILPQMVGLTIAVHNGRQHVPVLVNEDMVGHKLGEFAGTRTYRGHVADKKAKR, from the coding sequence GTGCCACGTTCTCTGAAAAAAGGTCCTTTTATCGATCTTCACCTGTTGAAGAAGGTCGAAGTGGCGGTGGAGAAGAACGATCGCAAGCCAGTTAAAACCTGGTCGCGCCGTTCGATGATCCTGCCACAAATGGTCGGTCTGACCATCGCGGTACACAACGGTCGCCAACACGTCCCAGTTCTCGTGAACGAAGACATGGTCGGCCACAAACTGGGCGAGTTCGCCGGTACCCGCACCTACCGCGGGCACGTGGCTGACAAGAAAGCCAAGCGTTAA
- the rplE gene encoding 50S ribosomal protein L5, which yields MARLKEIYRNEIAPKLKEELKLSNVMEVPRVTKITLNMGLGEAIGDKKVIEHAVADLEKITGQKPVVTFARKSIAGFKVREGWPIGVKVTLRREKMYEFLDRLLAISLPRVRDFRGLNAKSFDGRGNYSMGVKEQIIFPEIDYDKIDALRGLDITLTTTARSDDEGRALLRAFKFPFRN from the coding sequence ATGGCACGACTGAAAGAGATTTACCGGAACGAAATCGCTCCTAAGCTTAAGGAAGAACTTAAGCTGTCGAACGTGATGGAAGTTCCGCGCGTTACCAAAATCACCCTGAACATGGGTCTGGGCGAAGCGATCGGCGACAAGAAAGTCATCGAGCACGCTGTTGCCGACCTGGAAAAGATCACCGGTCAAAAGCCGGTCGTGACTTTCGCTCGTAAATCCATCGCGGGCTTCAAAGTCCGTGAAGGCTGGCCGATCGGTGTCAAGGTGACCCTGCGTCGCGAAAAGATGTACGAGTTCCTGGACCGCCTGCTGGCGATCTCCCTGCCACGGGTTCGCGACTTCCGCGGCCTGAATGCCAAGTCCTTCGACGGTCGTGGCAACTACAGCATGGGCGTGAAAGAGCAGATCATCTTCCCGGAAATCGATTACGACAAGATCGATGCTCTGCGCGGTTTGGACATCACCCTGACCACCACTGCTCGTTCGGACGACGAAGGCCGCGCTCTGCTGCGTGCTTTCAAGTTCCCGTTCCGCAACTGA
- the rpsE gene encoding 30S ribosomal protein S5 translates to MANNDQKRDEGYIEKLVQVNRVAKTVKGGRIFTFTALTVVGDGKGRVGFGRGKSREVPAAIQKAMEAARRNMIQVDLKGTTLQYATKAAHGASKVYMQPASEGTGIIAGGAMRAVLEVAGVQNVLAKCYGSTNPVNVVHATFKGLKAMQSPESIAAKRGKTVEEII, encoded by the coding sequence ATGGCAAATAACGATCAAAAGCGCGACGAAGGCTACATCGAGAAGCTGGTTCAAGTTAACCGCGTAGCCAAAACCGTAAAAGGCGGCCGTATCTTCACCTTCACCGCGCTGACCGTGGTGGGTGATGGCAAGGGTCGTGTTGGCTTTGGCCGTGGCAAATCGCGCGAAGTACCTGCCGCGATCCAGAAAGCCATGGAAGCTGCTCGTCGCAACATGATTCAGGTTGACCTGAAGGGCACCACCCTGCAGTACGCCACCAAGGCCGCCCACGGCGCCTCGAAGGTCTACATGCAGCCTGCCTCGGAAGGTACCGGTATCATCGCCGGTGGCGCAATGCGTGCCGTCCTGGAAGTTGCTGGTGTTCAGAACGTCCTGGCCAAGTGCTACGGCTCGACCAACCCGGTGAACGTGGTTCACGCCACCTTCAAGGGTCTGAAAGCCATGCAATCCCCTGAGTCCATTGCTGCCAAGCGCGGCAAGACTGTTGAGGAGATCATCTGA
- the rplR gene encoding 50S ribosomal protein L18 gives MTDKKVTRLRRARKARLKMHELEAVRLCVFRSSQHIYAQVISADGSKVLASASTLDKELRDGATGNIDAATKVGKLVAERAKAAGVSQVAFDRSGFKYHGRVKALADAAREGGLEF, from the coding sequence ATGACCGACAAAAAAGTTACTCGACTGCGTCGCGCTCGCAAAGCACGCCTGAAAATGCACGAGCTCGAAGCCGTGCGTCTGTGCGTGTTCCGCTCCTCGCAGCACATCTACGCCCAGGTCATCTCGGCCGACGGCAGCAAGGTTCTGGCAAGCGCCTCGACCTTGGACAAAGAACTGCGTGATGGCGCCACCGGCAACATCGACGCGGCCACTAAGGTTGGCAAGCTGGTAGCTGAGCGTGCGAAAGCCGCCGGTGTATCTCAAGTTGCCTTTGACCGTTCCGGCTTCAAGTACCACGGCCGCGTCAAGGCGCTGGCTGATGCTGCTCGTGAAGGCGGGCTGGAGTTCTAA
- the rplB gene encoding 50S ribosomal protein L2 has translation MAIVKCKPTSPGRRFVVKVVNKELHKGAPHAPLLEKKSKSGGRNNNGRITTRHVGGGHKQHYRLVDFRRNDKDGIPATVERIEYDPNRTAHIALLCYADGERRYIIAPKGVSAGDQLIAGALAPIKAGNSLQLRNIPVGSTIHGIELKPGKGAQIARSAGASAQLIAREGVYVTLRLRSGEMRKVLAECRATLGEVSNSEHSLRSLGKAGAKRWRGVRPTVRGVAMNPVDHPHGGGEGRTSGGRHPVSPWGFPTKGAKTRGNKRTDNMIVRRRK, from the coding sequence ATGGCAATCGTTAAATGCAAACCGACTTCCCCTGGCCGCCGTTTCGTGGTCAAGGTGGTCAACAAGGAGCTGCACAAAGGCGCTCCTCACGCACCGCTGCTCGAGAAGAAATCGAAGTCTGGTGGTCGTAACAATAATGGCCGCATCACCACTCGTCACGTTGGTGGTGGTCATAAGCAGCATTACCGTCTGGTTGACTTCCGTCGCAACGACAAAGATGGCATCCCAGCCACTGTCGAGCGTATCGAATACGACCCGAACCGTACTGCTCACATCGCCCTGCTGTGCTACGCAGACGGCGAGCGTCGCTACATCATCGCCCCTAAAGGCGTGAGCGCTGGCGACCAGCTGATCGCAGGTGCCCTGGCCCCAATCAAGGCCGGTAACTCCCTGCAACTGCGCAACATCCCAGTAGGTAGCACCATTCACGGCATCGAACTGAAGCCGGGTAAAGGTGCTCAGATCGCTCGTTCCGCTGGTGCTTCGGCTCAGCTGATCGCTCGTGAAGGTGTCTACGTGACCCTGCGTCTGCGCTCTGGTGAAATGCGTAAAGTCCTGGCTGAGTGCCGTGCGACCCTGGGCGAAGTCTCGAACTCCGAGCACAGCCTGCGTTCGCTGGGTAAAGCTGGTGCCAAACGCTGGCGCGGCGTTCGCCCAACCGTTCGTGGTGTTGCCATGAACCCGGTTGACCACCCGCATGGTGGTGGTGAAGGTCGTACCTCCGGTGGTCGTCATCCGGTATCGCCATGGGGCTTCCCAACCAAGGGTGCTAAAACCCGTGGTAATAAGCGTACCGACAACATGATCGTCCGTCGTCGCAAGTAA
- the rpsN gene encoding 30S ribosomal protein S14: MAKKSMKNRELKRQLTVAKFAKKRAELKATIVNLNASPEERFAAVVALQKQPRDASASRLRNRCRLTGRPHGVYRKFGLGRNKLREAAMRGDVPGLVKASW; encoded by the coding sequence ATGGCCAAGAAGAGCATGAAGAACCGCGAGCTGAAGCGTCAGCTCACGGTAGCCAAGTTCGCTAAGAAGCGTGCTGAGCTGAAAGCGACCATCGTCAACCTGAACGCCTCTCCTGAAGAGCGTTTCGCTGCCGTTGTCGCCCTGCAGAAGCAACCACGTGACGCCAGCGCCTCGCGCCTGCGTAACCGTTGCCGCCTGACCGGTCGTCCGCACGGTGTATACCGTAAGTTCGGCCTGGGCCGTAACAAGCTGCGCGAAGCCGCCATGCGCGGTGACGTGCCAGGTCTGGTCAAGGCCAGCTGGTAA
- the rplF gene encoding 50S ribosomal protein L6, protein MSRVAKNPVKLPAGVEVKFAGQQLSVKGAKGTLELNVHSSVEVTEEAGELRFAPRNGDQQARAMAGTTRALVNNMVQGVSQGFERKLQLVGVGYKAQAKGTVLNLALGFSHPVDYELPAGITAETPSQTDILIKGIDKQLVGQVAAEVRGFRPPEPYKGKGVRYADEVVRRKEAKKK, encoded by the coding sequence ATGTCTCGCGTCGCTAAGAACCCCGTTAAGCTGCCAGCAGGCGTCGAAGTCAAATTCGCCGGCCAGCAGCTTTCGGTGAAGGGTGCCAAGGGCACTCTCGAACTGAACGTTCACTCGTCTGTTGAAGTTACCGAAGAAGCTGGTGAGCTGCGTTTCGCACCTCGCAACGGTGATCAGCAAGCTCGCGCCATGGCCGGTACCACCCGCGCCCTGGTCAACAACATGGTCCAAGGCGTAAGCCAAGGCTTCGAGCGCAAGCTCCAGCTGGTCGGTGTTGGTTACAAGGCACAGGCCAAGGGCACCGTCCTGAACCTGGCCCTGGGCTTCTCGCACCCAGTGGATTACGAACTGCCAGCCGGTATCACCGCTGAAACCCCAAGCCAGACCGACATCCTGATCAAGGGTATCGACAAGCAGCTGGTGGGTCAGGTGGCCGCTGAAGTCCGCGGTTTCCGTCCGCCAGAGCCTTACAAGGGCAAGGGTGTGCGTTACGCGGACGAAGTAGTCCGTCGTAAAGAAGCCAAGAAGAAGTAG
- the rpsC gene encoding 30S ribosomal protein S3, which translates to MGQKVHPTGIRLGIVKEHTSVWYADGATYADYLLKDLQTREYLQDKLKSASVSRIDIHRPAQTARITIHTARPGIVIGKKGEDVEKLRQDLTKQMGVPVHINIEEIRKPELDAMLVAQSVAQQLERRVMFRRAMKRAVQNAMRIGAKGIKIQVSGRLGGAEIARTEWYREGRVPLHTLRADIDYNTYEAHTTYGVIGVKVWIFKGEVIGGRQEELKPQAPAPRKKAAK; encoded by the coding sequence ATGGGTCAGAAAGTACATCCCACTGGCATTCGCCTGGGAATCGTCAAGGAGCACACCTCCGTCTGGTACGCAGACGGCGCGACTTACGCAGATTACCTGCTGAAGGATCTGCAAACTCGCGAGTACCTCCAGGACAAACTAAAAAGCGCGTCCGTAAGCCGTATCGATATTCATCGTCCGGCTCAAACTGCACGCATCACCATCCACACCGCTCGTCCCGGTATCGTTATCGGCAAGAAAGGTGAAGATGTTGAGAAGCTGCGTCAGGACCTGACCAAGCAGATGGGTGTGCCTGTGCACATCAACATCGAAGAGATCCGCAAGCCGGAACTCGACGCTATGCTGGTTGCTCAGAGCGTTGCCCAGCAGCTGGAGCGCCGCGTTATGTTCCGTCGCGCCATGAAGCGCGCCGTACAGAACGCCATGCGTATTGGTGCCAAGGGCATCAAGATCCAGGTGAGCGGTCGTCTCGGCGGTGCCGAGATCGCACGTACCGAGTGGTATCGCGAAGGTCGTGTGCCTCTGCACACCCTGCGTGCCGATATCGACTACAACACCTACGAAGCTCACACCACCTACGGTGTGATCGGTGTGAAGGTTTGGATCTTCAAAGGCGAAGTAATTGGTGGTCGCCAGGAAGAGCTGAAGCCTCAAGCACCAGCGCCTCGTAAAAAAGCTGCTAAGTAA
- the rplX gene encoding 50S ribosomal protein L24, with protein sequence MQKIRRDDEIIVIAGKDKGKRGKVLKVLADDRLVIGGVNLVKRHTKPNPMAGVQGGIVEKEAPLHASNVAIFNGETNKADRVGFKVEDGKKIRVFKSTQKAVDA encoded by the coding sequence ATGCAAAAGATTCGTCGTGACGACGAGATCATCGTGATCGCCGGCAAAGACAAAGGTAAGCGCGGTAAGGTGCTGAAGGTTCTCGCTGACGACCGTCTGGTCATCGGTGGTGTCAACCTGGTCAAGCGCCACACCAAGCCTAACCCGATGGCGGGCGTCCAGGGCGGTATCGTCGAGAAAGAAGCGCCTCTGCACGCTTCCAACGTTGCCATCTTCAACGGCGAAACCAACAAGGCTGACCGCGTTGGTTTCAAAGTAGAAGACGGTAAAAAAATTCGTGTCTTCAAGTCGACCCAAAAAGCGGTTGATGCTTGA
- the rpsQ gene encoding 30S ribosomal protein S17, with protein MAEAEKTVRTLTGRVVSDKMDKTITVLIERRVKHPIYGKYVKRSTKLHAHDEANQCKIGDKVSIRETRPLAKTKSWALVEVLERAVEV; from the coding sequence ATGGCTGAAGCTGAAAAAACCGTCCGTACGCTGACTGGCCGTGTCGTCAGCGACAAAATGGACAAGACCATCACCGTTCTGATCGAGCGTCGCGTAAAGCACCCGATCTACGGTAAATACGTTAAGCGTTCGACTAAGCTGCACGCGCACGACGAAGCCAACCAGTGCAAGATCGGCGACAAGGTTTCCATCCGTGAAACCCGTCCGCTGGCCAAGACCAAGTCCTGGGCACTGGTTGAAGTCCTCGAACGCGCTGTTGAAGTCTAA
- the rpmC gene encoding 50S ribosomal protein L29 encodes MKANELREKSAQQLNEQLLGLLRDQFNLRMQKATGQLGQSHLLSQVKRDIARVKTVLNQQAGK; translated from the coding sequence ATGAAAGCGAATGAACTTCGTGAAAAATCCGCACAGCAACTGAATGAGCAACTGCTCGGCTTGCTGCGCGACCAGTTCAATCTGCGCATGCAGAAAGCAACTGGCCAGTTGGGGCAGTCGCACCTGCTCTCGCAAGTTAAGCGTGACATCGCTCGCGTGAAAACTGTGCTCAACCAGCAGGCAGGTAAGTGA
- the tuf gene encoding elongation factor Tu, translating into MAKEKFDRSLPHVNVGTIGHVDHGKTTLTAALTRVCSEVFGSAVVEFDKIDSAPEEKARGITINTAHVEYNSNIRHYAHVDCPGHADYVKNMITGAAQMDGAILVCSAADGPMPQTREHILLSRQVGVPYIVVFLNKADLVDDAELLELVEMEVRDLLSTYDFPGDDTPIIIGSARMALEGKDDNEMGTSAVKKLVETLDAYIPEPVRAIDQPFLMPIEDVFSISGRGTVVTGRIERGIVRVQDPLEIVGLRDTTTTTCTGVEMFRKLLDEGRAGENCGVLLRGTKRDDVERGQVLVKPGSVKPHTKFTAEVYVLSKEEGGRHTPFFKGYRPQFYFRTTDVTGNCELPEGVEMVMPGDNIQMTVTLIKTIAMEDGLRFAIREGGRTVGAGVVAKIIE; encoded by the coding sequence GTGGCTAAAGAAAAATTTGATCGTTCCCTTCCCCACGTTAACGTCGGCACCATTGGCCACGTTGACCACGGTAAGACCACTCTGACCGCAGCGCTGACCCGCGTCTGCTCCGAAGTTTTCGGTTCGGCCGTTGTTGAGTTCGACAAGATCGACTCGGCTCCGGAAGAAAAAGCGCGCGGTATCACCATCAACACCGCTCACGTCGAGTACAACTCGAACATTCGTCACTACGCTCACGTTGACTGCCCAGGTCACGCTGACTACGTGAAGAACATGATCACCGGTGCTGCCCAGATGGACGGCGCGATCCTGGTTTGCTCGGCCGCCGATGGTCCGATGCCACAAACCCGTGAGCACATCCTGCTGTCCCGTCAGGTTGGTGTTCCGTACATCGTGGTCTTCCTGAACAAGGCTGACCTGGTAGACGACGCTGAGCTGCTGGAACTGGTCGAGATGGAAGTTCGCGACCTGCTGTCCACCTACGACTTCCCAGGCGACGACACCCCGATCATCATCGGTTCGGCTCGTATGGCGCTGGAAGGCAAAGACGACAACGAAATGGGTACCAGCGCTGTCAAGAAGCTGGTTGAAACTCTGGATGCCTACATCCCTGAGCCAGTTCGTGCCATCGACCAGCCGTTCCTGATGCCGATCGAAGACGTATTCTCGATCTCGGGTCGTGGTACCGTTGTTACCGGCCGTATCGAGCGTGGTATCGTCCGCGTTCAAGATCCGCTGGAAATCGTTGGTCTGCGTGACACCACCACCACCACCTGCACCGGTGTTGAGATGTTCCGCAAGCTGCTGGACGAAGGTCGTGCTGGCGAGAACTGCGGCGTTCTGCTGCGTGGTACCAAGCGTGACGACGTTGAGCGTGGCCAGGTTCTGGTCAAGCCAGGTTCGGTCAAGCCGCACACCAAGTTCACCGCAGAAGTCTACGTCCTGTCGAAGGAAGAAGGCGGCCGTCACACTCCGTTCTTCAAAGGCTACCGTCCTCAGTTCTACTTCCGTACCACTGACGTGACCGGTAACTGCGAACTGCCGGAAGGCGTTGAGATGGTAATGCCAGGTGACAACATCCAGATGACTGTCACCCTGATCAAGACCATCGCAATGGAAGACGGTCTGCGCTTCGCCATCCGTGAAGGCGGTCGTACCGTCGGCGCCGGCGTCGTGGCCAAAATCATCGAGTAA
- the rplC gene encoding 50S ribosomal protein L3: protein MTIGVVGRKAGMTRIFTEEGVSIPVTVIEIEPNRVTQFKTEETDGYRAVQVTVGERRASRVTAAQAGHFAKANVAAGRGVWEFRLEEGDFQAGDLIKAELFTAGQLVDVTGQSKGKGFAGTIKRWNFRGQDNTHGNSVSHRVPGSIGQCQTPGRVFKGKKMSGHMGAERVTVQSLEVVRVDAERNLLLIKGAVPGATGGDVVVRPAVKARG from the coding sequence ATGACTATTGGTGTAGTCGGTCGAAAAGCGGGCATGACCCGTATTTTCACCGAAGAAGGTGTCTCCATTCCGGTCACGGTCATCGAGATCGAGCCGAATCGCGTCACCCAGTTCAAAACTGAAGAAACCGATGGCTACCGTGCAGTGCAAGTCACTGTCGGCGAGCGTCGTGCTTCGCGTGTGACTGCCGCTCAGGCAGGCCACTTCGCCAAGGCTAACGTTGCCGCTGGTCGCGGTGTCTGGGAGTTCCGTCTTGAAGAAGGCGATTTCCAGGCTGGCGATCTGATCAAAGCTGAACTCTTCACTGCAGGCCAGCTGGTAGACGTAACCGGTCAGTCCAAAGGTAAAGGCTTCGCCGGTACCATCAAGCGTTGGAACTTCCGTGGTCAGGACAACACCCACGGTAACTCCGTATCGCACCGTGTCCCTGGCTCCATCGGCCAGTGCCAGACTCCTGGTCGTGTATTCAAGGGCAAGAAAATGTCCGGTCACATGGGCGCCGAGCGCGTGACTGTTCAGTCCCTGGAAGTAGTACGCGTAGACGCTGAACGCAACCTGCTGCTGATCAAGGGTGCCGTCCCAGGCGCTACTGGCGGCGACGTGGTCGTGCGTCCGGCTGTCAAGGCTCGCGGTTAA
- the rplP gene encoding 50S ribosomal protein L16 gives MLQPKRTKFRKQMTGHNRGLALRGSKVSFGEFALKAVARGRLTARQIESARRALTRHVKRGGKIWIRVFPDKPVTKKPLEVRMGKGKGSVEYWVAQIQPGKVLYEIEGVSEELAREAFALAAAKLPLATSFVKRTVM, from the coding sequence ATGTTGCAACCAAAGCGTACAAAATTCCGCAAGCAGATGACCGGCCACAACCGTGGTCTGGCACTGCGCGGTAGCAAGGTCAGCTTCGGCGAGTTCGCTCTGAAAGCTGTCGCCCGCGGTCGTCTCACCGCTCGCCAGATCGAGTCGGCACGTCGTGCCCTGACCCGTCACGTAAAACGTGGCGGTAAGATCTGGATCCGTGTCTTCCCGGACAAGCCGGTTACCAAGAAGCCTCTCGAGGTTCGTATGGGTAAAGGTAAAGGTTCCGTGGAATACTGGGTTGCCCAGATTCAGCCAGGCAAAGTCCTGTATGAGATCGAGGGTGTTTCTGAAGAGCTGGCGCGCGAAGCTTTCGCTCTGGCCGCTGCAAAGCTGCCTCTCGCCACCTCCTTTGTTAAGCGGACGGTGATGTGA
- the rplV gene encoding 50S ribosomal protein L22 codes for MEVAAKLSGARISAQKARLVADQIRGKKVGEALNLLAFSSKKAAEIMKKVLESAVANAEHNEGADVDDLKVSTVFVNEGRSLKRIMPRAKGRADRIVKRSCHITVKVADK; via the coding sequence ATGGAAGTAGCCGCTAAGTTGTCGGGCGCTCGCATCTCCGCCCAGAAAGCCCGCTTGGTCGCCGACCAGATCCGCGGGAAGAAGGTGGGCGAAGCGCTCAACCTGTTGGCCTTCAGCAGCAAAAAAGCCGCTGAAATCATGAAGAAAGTCCTCGAGTCGGCCGTTGCCAACGCCGAACACAACGAAGGCGCAGACGTTGATGACCTGAAGGTCTCCACCGTCTTCGTCAACGAAGGGCGTTCGCTGAAGCGCATCATGCCACGTGCCAAAGGCCGTGCTGATCGCATCGTCAAGCGGTCTTGCCATATCACTGTCAAGGTTGCGGACAAGTAA
- the rpsJ gene encoding 30S ribosomal protein S10: protein MQNQQIRIRLKAFDHRLIDQSTQEIVETAKRTGAQVRGPIPLPTRKERFTVLISPHVNKDARDQYEIRTHKRVLDIVQPTDKTVDALMKLDLAAGVEVQISLG, encoded by the coding sequence ATGCAAAATCAGCAAATCCGTATCAGGTTGAAGGCTTTCGACCATCGCCTGATCGACCAATCCACCCAGGAAATCGTGGAAACCGCGAAACGTACTGGTGCACAAGTGCGTGGTCCAATTCCACTGCCAACCCGCAAAGAGCGTTTCACCGTTCTGATCTCCCCGCACGTCAACAAAGACGCGCGTGATCAGTACGAGATTCGCACTCATAAGCGCGTTCTGGACATCGTCCAGCCAACGGATAAAACCGTTGATGCGCTGATGAAGCTTGATCTCGCGGCAGGCGTGGAAGTGCAGATCAGCCTCGGCTAA
- the rplO gene encoding 50S ribosomal protein L15 yields the protein MKLNDLSPAPGSRREKHRPGRGIGSGLGKTGGRGHKGQTSRSGGSIAPGFEGGQQPLHRRLPKFGFVSLKAMDRAEVRLSELAKVEGDLITVQSLKDANVIGQHVQRVKIMLSGEVTRAVTLKGIAVTKGARAAIEAAGGKFEE from the coding sequence ATGAAACTCAATGATCTGAGTCCAGCGCCGGGTTCCCGTCGCGAGAAGCACCGTCCGGGCCGTGGTATCGGTAGCGGTCTGGGCAAGACCGGTGGCCGTGGTCACAAAGGTCAGACCTCCCGTTCCGGTGGTTCCATCGCTCCAGGCTTCGAAGGCGGTCAACAGCCGCTGCACCGTCGCCTGCCGAAGTTCGGCTTCGTTTCCCTGAAAGCCATGGACCGCGCAGAAGTGCGTCTGTCCGAGCTGGCCAAGGTGGAAGGCGATCTGATCACCGTTCAGTCCCTCAAGGACGCCAACGTGATCGGCCAGCACGTACAGCGCGTGAAAATCATGCTGTCGGGCGAAGTCACTCGCGCAGTCACCCTCAAGGGTATCGCCGTCACCAAAGGTGCACGTGCGGCTATCGAAGCAGCTGGCGGCAAGTTCGAGGAATAA
- the rplD gene encoding 50S ribosomal protein L4, translated as MQLNVNDAQAIEVSELTFGGEFNETLVHQAVVAYMAGGRQGTKQQKTRSDVAGGGKRPWRQKGTGRARAGTTRGPIWRGGGVTFAARPQDHSQKLNKKMYRAALRSILAELVRSDRLVVVQDFAVEAPKTKDLLNKLNGMGLNDVLIVSDAVDQNLYLAARNLPHVDVRDVQGSDPVSLIAYEKVLITVSAVKKFEELLG; from the coding sequence ATGCAACTTAATGTAAATGACGCTCAGGCGATCGAAGTTTCCGAACTGACCTTCGGTGGCGAATTCAACGAGACGCTGGTACACCAAGCAGTCGTGGCCTACATGGCCGGCGGCCGTCAGGGCACCAAGCAGCAGAAGACCCGTTCTGACGTGGCCGGTGGCGGTAAGCGCCCATGGCGTCAGAAAGGTACTGGCCGTGCTCGTGCCGGTACTACCCGTGGTCCGATCTGGCGTGGCGGTGGTGTAACCTTCGCAGCTCGTCCTCAAGATCACTCGCAGAAGCTCAACAAGAAGATGTACCGCGCAGCCCTGCGCTCCATCCTCGCTGAGCTGGTGCGTAGCGACCGTCTGGTCGTGGTTCAGGACTTCGCTGTTGAAGCGCCGAAAACCAAGGATCTGCTGAACAAGCTGAACGGCATGGGTCTGAACGACGTTCTGATCGTTTCCGACGCTGTTGATCAGAACCTGTACCTGGCTGCTCGCAACCTGCCGCACGTCGACGTACGTGACGTTCAAGGTTCCGACCCGGTCAGTCTGATCGCATACGAGAAAGTGTTGATCACTGTCTCGGCCGTGAAGAAATTCGAGGAGCTGCTGGGATGA